A stretch of the Natribaculum luteum genome encodes the following:
- a CDS encoding TROVE domain-containing protein, whose amino-acid sequence MEFNRPKQTVAEATRTTNYEGGEAFEPADPRLALYKRTINQLLEGSFYETDDEQLAAVIHRFDAAADEDPEFVLKLAAYARQELYLRDIPHVLLVLAANDDRFKDESDESLIREWTPAIIQRMDETATALAIHDQLFGGTAPWPLRRGIEDALVEMADAYTLGKYELSRREVTLHDVFNRVHPAPVDAEQEALFERFMRGDLDDDPDVDPLPSPNTWETVISERGNTQESWELLIEDDAYTLPIFASIRNLRNMLEAGVPEDTVVNHLDLEAVRHAPLYPFRYYQAYTALQDADVQAPAVEQWLEDAIDVAVETVPDGLGDTFVAVDLSGSMEHPLSANSTLRLKEIGALFGAILADQGADVGGFGDDFQPVSMHVDTPVLQRQESVLAIDEDVGNSTNGWKAIEHLHDRGRSLERIVVFTDMQIWDSTPFTARDNQTVKDAFEAYRDEVSADTALYLVDLAAYGDLVTPDGYENVYNISGWSENVLSFIEHAENPKQVIDEIRAFKPS is encoded by the coding sequence ATGGAATTCAACAGGCCGAAGCAAACGGTCGCGGAGGCGACGCGGACCACCAACTACGAAGGTGGAGAAGCGTTCGAGCCTGCCGACCCCCGACTCGCACTGTACAAGCGCACGATCAACCAGCTGCTGGAAGGGTCGTTCTACGAAACCGATGACGAGCAGTTGGCCGCTGTCATCCACCGTTTCGATGCCGCCGCAGACGAGGACCCGGAGTTCGTCCTGAAGCTCGCCGCGTACGCGCGGCAGGAACTCTACCTGCGGGACATTCCACACGTCCTGCTCGTGCTGGCAGCCAACGACGACCGGTTCAAGGACGAGTCCGACGAGTCACTCATCCGCGAGTGGACGCCGGCGATCATCCAGCGAATGGACGAGACGGCAACTGCGCTCGCTATCCACGATCAGCTGTTCGGTGGCACCGCACCGTGGCCGCTTCGGCGCGGAATCGAGGACGCGCTCGTTGAGATGGCTGACGCCTACACGCTCGGCAAGTACGAGCTGTCGCGCCGCGAGGTGACCCTTCACGACGTCTTCAACCGCGTCCACCCTGCACCCGTCGACGCCGAGCAGGAAGCGCTGTTCGAGCGGTTCATGCGCGGCGACCTCGACGACGATCCCGACGTCGACCCGTTGCCGTCGCCCAACACGTGGGAGACGGTCATCTCCGAGCGCGGGAATACACAGGAGTCCTGGGAACTGCTCATCGAGGACGACGCGTACACGCTGCCGATCTTCGCGTCGATCCGGAACCTCCGGAACATGCTCGAGGCCGGCGTTCCGGAGGATACCGTCGTGAACCACCTCGACCTGGAGGCGGTGCGTCACGCGCCGCTGTACCCATTCCGGTACTACCAGGCGTACACCGCGCTTCAAGACGCGGATGTGCAGGCACCGGCGGTTGAGCAGTGGCTAGAAGACGCAATTGATGTCGCAGTCGAGACGGTGCCCGACGGACTCGGCGACACCTTCGTCGCGGTCGACCTGTCGGGATCGATGGAGCATCCGCTCTCCGCGAACAGCACGCTCCGGTTGAAGGAAATCGGCGCGTTGTTCGGTGCGATCCTGGCTGACCAGGGAGCCGACGTCGGCGGATTCGGTGACGATTTCCAGCCCGTTTCGATGCACGTCGACACGCCAGTACTGCAGCGCCAAGAGTCGGTGCTGGCCATCGACGAGGACGTCGGGAACTCGACGAACGGCTGGAAGGCGATCGAACACCTCCACGATCGAGGCAGATCTCTCGAGCGGATCGTCGTCTTTACAGATATGCAGATCTGGGACAGCACGCCGTTCACGGCACGCGATAACCAGACGGTCAAGGACGCGTTCGAGGCCTATCGGGACGAGGTGTCCGCGGACACCGCGTTGTACCTCGTCGATCTCGCGGCCTACGGCGATCTGGTGACGCCGGACGGCTACGAAAACGTCTACAACATCTCCGGCTGGTCGGAGAACGTCCTCTCGTTCATCGAACACGCCGAGAATCCAAAGCAGGTCATCGACGAGATCAGGGCGTTCAAGCCATCTTAG
- a CDS encoding TAXI family TRAP transporter solute-binding subunit — MSSEATRRRFLKVASAAGVAALAGCSGGGNDNDGNGNGDGNGTGGGNGGTRLSWHAGGTGGTYYPLSNEFKTIVEENTDFSLQVQSTGASVENVGSLADGSADFALIQNDIASFAKNGTGIDAFQDEPIDTLQGVATLYPETITIVTLAGSNISSLEDLSGATINTGDLGSGTQVNALQILESVGITDFTEQNASFSQASEQLANGDVDAAFVVGGWPVGAIEDLATTNDIAIVPVEGENREAVKEAASWFSDDTIPGGTYSGVDEDVETVAVQAMIATHSDVPADTVETVTAAIFDNLGELTIKTDFITVDSAQDGMSIELHEGAATYFDA; from the coding sequence ATGTCTTCCGAAGCGACCAGACGTCGATTCCTCAAAGTGGCTAGCGCCGCAGGTGTAGCCGCGCTCGCCGGCTGTAGCGGCGGCGGTAACGATAATGATGGGAACGGTAACGGCGATGGAAACGGTACCGGCGGTGGAAACGGTGGAACCCGCCTCAGTTGGCACGCCGGCGGTACTGGCGGGACGTACTACCCGCTTTCGAACGAATTCAAGACGATCGTCGAAGAGAACACGGACTTCTCGCTGCAGGTCCAGTCGACAGGGGCGAGCGTCGAGAACGTCGGCAGTCTCGCGGACGGTTCGGCCGACTTCGCGCTCATCCAGAACGACATCGCATCCTTCGCGAAGAACGGTACCGGAATCGACGCCTTCCAGGACGAGCCGATCGACACCCTGCAGGGCGTTGCGACGCTGTATCCGGAGACGATCACGATCGTCACGCTCGCCGGAAGCAACATCTCGTCTCTCGAGGATCTCAGCGGCGCGACGATCAACACCGGCGACCTCGGATCGGGGACGCAGGTCAACGCACTGCAGATCCTCGAGTCGGTCGGGATCACCGACTTTACCGAGCAGAACGCAAGTTTCTCCCAGGCGTCCGAACAGCTCGCCAACGGTGACGTCGATGCAGCCTTCGTCGTCGGCGGCTGGCCGGTCGGCGCGATCGAGGACCTCGCCACCACGAACGACATCGCGATCGTCCCGGTCGAAGGCGAGAACCGCGAGGCCGTCAAGGAGGCTGCCTCCTGGTTCTCTGACGACACCATCCCCGGTGGAACCTACAGCGGCGTCGACGAAGACGTCGAGACCGTCGCGGTGCAGGCGATGATCGCTACACACTCCGACGTACCGGCCGATACCGTCGAGACGGTCACCGCGGCCATCTTCGACAACCTCGGTGAGCTCACGATCAAGACCGACTTCATCACGGTCGACAGCGCACAGGATGGGATGTCTATCGAACTCCACGAAGGTGCGGCGACGTACTTCGACGCCTGA
- a CDS encoding TRAP transporter permease, with the protein MNTNDRTDDGIDGSSDEPAEDVSYEEAEELIEEIEHRRSLQGVAAVAVAAIGVLFSIFQLFLAARSFSFTLPVPIVDDWRFMLYDWQISLQLLQANAVHVSFALVLTFLLFPGSMGDGIVSRNLGRIVPAASRELGDQNLVTRLLGGIRTAFRWVFLDPDRERVTPFDLLCIGASILSAIYFLTEFSEIQNMRVFGLMSGRPVTEVYPFLQSVLGGVPFVSEYSYAMALGVIGVLLVLEATRRTLGLPLMIIVATFIVYARWGYLINSGTPLIGLLAINELSWPDIVQNLWYNTENGVFGIPVTVSVNFIYIFILFGAFLEMSGAGQWFIDLAYAATGSRKGGPAKASILASGFMGTISGSSIANTVTTGAFTIPLMKRSGYSPEFSGAVESSASSGGQILPPVMGAAAFLMVQYTATPFADIIILATLPAIVFFFGVWVMVHLKAVEEGIGGAEDVDTVSIGPHLKRGWFYLVPIGLLLYYLIVERLSVSRSAWFTLVALVALIALVSAYSAETRWRLLGIFAAIVGVELASYVVAGVPVIDLVAGSSGAGLPVGEATGLVVAQIEWYAMLAGVLILVSHPDVDAPLLNLNPTIQATADRVGGDLGESQPFRFGTFVVKSMDSGARTAVPVVIAVAAAGIIPGVISVSGLGPNLTSLLLVLSGGSIVVMLLVTAVASIILGMGMPTTVTYIILISMLATPLVEFGIPLLSAHLFILYFGVIADITPPVAVAAYAASGVAKSDPFETGVKAFSLSLNKAIVPFAFVLAPGIVLLREKANAAELPIRDQYRIVGFSDLTELSYSVPEILIPVSGVFLGVIALGATVIGTLYTSVNRAERAGFALSSLLLMAPRLLSVSVFDLLGLVGVTVSLDALLLDLTLRVVGFALFVALAAKNRREATKLPETRQATVG; encoded by the coding sequence ATGAATACGAACGATCGAACAGACGACGGTATCGACGGGTCGAGCGACGAACCGGCTGAGGACGTCTCCTACGAGGAGGCCGAGGAACTGATCGAGGAGATCGAGCACCGGCGGTCGCTGCAAGGGGTCGCCGCGGTGGCCGTCGCGGCGATCGGTGTGCTGTTTTCGATCTTCCAGCTGTTCCTGGCCGCACGCAGCTTCTCGTTTACGCTCCCCGTGCCAATCGTCGACGACTGGCGGTTCATGCTCTACGACTGGCAAATCTCGCTACAGCTCCTGCAGGCGAACGCGGTACACGTTTCGTTTGCGCTCGTGCTCACGTTCCTGCTGTTCCCGGGGAGTATGGGTGACGGGATCGTTTCGCGAAACCTGGGCCGGATCGTCCCCGCGGCGTCTCGCGAACTCGGAGACCAGAACCTCGTCACGCGCCTTCTCGGGGGCATTCGGACGGCATTCCGGTGGGTGTTCCTCGATCCCGACCGGGAGCGTGTGACACCGTTCGACCTCCTGTGTATCGGTGCATCGATACTGTCGGCGATTTACTTCCTGACGGAGTTCTCTGAGATCCAGAATATGCGGGTATTCGGTCTCATGTCGGGGCGGCCGGTCACCGAGGTGTACCCGTTCCTCCAGTCCGTCCTCGGCGGCGTTCCGTTCGTCAGCGAGTACTCCTACGCGATGGCGCTTGGCGTAATCGGCGTTCTGTTGGTACTCGAGGCGACCCGCCGGACGCTCGGACTTCCGCTCATGATCATCGTCGCAACCTTCATCGTCTACGCGCGCTGGGGCTACCTCATCAACAGCGGGACGCCCCTGATCGGCCTGCTCGCGATCAACGAGTTGTCCTGGCCGGATATCGTTCAGAACCTCTGGTACAACACCGAAAACGGGGTCTTTGGCATCCCGGTGACGGTGTCGGTGAACTTCATCTACATCTTCATCCTCTTCGGTGCATTCTTGGAGATGAGCGGCGCCGGCCAGTGGTTCATCGACCTCGCGTATGCGGCCACTGGAAGTCGCAAAGGCGGCCCAGCGAAGGCGAGCATCCTCGCAAGTGGCTTCATGGGGACGATTTCGGGATCGTCGATCGCCAACACGGTCACCACCGGCGCGTTCACGATCCCGCTGATGAAGCGCTCGGGATACTCACCGGAATTTTCCGGCGCGGTCGAGTCCTCGGCGTCCTCCGGCGGGCAAATTCTTCCGCCGGTGATGGGTGCCGCCGCGTTCCTTATGGTCCAGTACACGGCGACACCGTTCGCAGATATCATCATCCTCGCGACGCTTCCTGCAATCGTCTTCTTCTTTGGCGTCTGGGTCATGGTCCACCTCAAGGCAGTCGAAGAGGGGATCGGCGGTGCAGAGGACGTCGACACCGTCTCGATCGGTCCACACCTCAAACGCGGGTGGTTCTACCTCGTCCCGATTGGGTTACTGTTGTATTATCTCATCGTCGAGCGGCTGTCTGTCTCGCGGTCGGCGTGGTTCACCCTCGTCGCGCTCGTGGCGCTGATCGCACTCGTCTCGGCGTACAGTGCGGAGACGCGGTGGCGACTCCTCGGAATCTTCGCAGCCATCGTTGGCGTCGAACTGGCGAGTTACGTCGTCGCCGGCGTTCCGGTCATCGACCTCGTCGCTGGATCCAGCGGTGCCGGACTGCCAGTCGGGGAGGCGACCGGACTCGTCGTCGCCCAGATCGAGTGGTACGCGATGCTAGCCGGCGTGCTGATCTTGGTGTCTCATCCAGACGTCGACGCACCGCTGCTCAACCTCAATCCGACGATCCAGGCTACCGCCGATCGGGTTGGCGGTGACCTGGGTGAGAGCCAGCCATTCCGGTTCGGTACGTTCGTCGTCAAGTCGATGGATTCGGGCGCACGGACGGCCGTCCCGGTCGTCATCGCCGTCGCAGCCGCGGGCATCATTCCCGGCGTCATCAGCGTCTCCGGGCTTGGCCCGAACCTCACGTCGCTGCTGCTCGTGCTGTCGGGCGGGTCGATCGTGGTGATGTTGCTTGTGACGGCCGTTGCCAGCATCATCCTCGGGATGGGGATGCCGACGACGGTCACCTACATTATCCTCATCTCGATGCTCGCCACACCGCTCGTCGAGTTCGGCATCCCGCTTCTGTCAGCGCACCTGTTTATCCTCTATTTCGGCGTCATCGCCGATATCACCCCTCCAGTCGCCGTCGCCGCCTACGCCGCAAGCGGGGTAGCCAAGTCGGATCCGTTCGAGACGGGTGTAAAGGCGTTCTCGCTGTCGCTAAACAAGGCGATCGTCCCCTTTGCGTTCGTCCTCGCACCCGGGATCGTGCTGCTTCGCGAGAAGGCTAACGCTGCCGAGTTACCGATCCGCGATCAGTATCGAATCGTCGGTTTCAGCGACCTCACAGAGTTGTCGTACTCGGTCCCGGAGATTCTGATTCCCGTGAGTGGCGTCTTCCTCGGGGTGATTGCCCTCGGTGCAACCGTCATCGGGACGCTATATACGAGCGTGAACCGCGCTGAACGGGCCGGCTTCGCGCTCAGTTCGCTTCTGCTTATGGCACCGCGGCTGCTTTCAGTATCGGTATTCGATCTCCTCGGACTCGTCGGCGTGACCGTTTCGCTCGACGCACTCCTGCTAGATCTCACGCTTCGTGTCGTCGGATTCGCACTGTTCGTCGCCCTGGCAGCGAAAAACCGCCGAGAGGCGACGAAGCTTCCCGAGACGAGACAGGCCACCGTCGGATGA
- a CDS encoding putative manganese transporter, with translation MTPLQLGISLQEAIDILVFSVRDGFVQVSAFVAVTVLLFSYIQYRTGGRIVTYLKNNERMQPLAGALLGLTPGCGGAIIAMPLYIRGTVSFGTVVAALAATAGDSAFVILALAPEAALYAYGMAFIAAILFGYAIDIWGLGVGRVDDAVTRIGRPMTDGGFATTSVADGGPSIPECEIGSDCHDHTRSKTDGGLVTTISHGVHVIWWTVAATGLVAGVMYLARGAPEVALEFRPTFFGLFTVSGLVGTAASFYLHFVGRRFIGKGEAGRIRDDFSSAYETFQHAAMETSMVTVWVIAAYLIYEYSIVIFNIEIAAIAAAVGVLAPIGGALLGLIPGCAPQIVFAQIYSAGAIPFSALTANAISQDGDALFPLMAIDMKAAIVATIYTTIPALVVGVTLYYVWPYASFGFGVI, from the coding sequence ATGACGCCACTCCAACTCGGCATCTCGTTGCAGGAGGCCATCGACATCCTGGTCTTCTCGGTCCGAGACGGCTTCGTGCAGGTGAGTGCGTTTGTTGCGGTCACAGTTCTTCTCTTCAGCTACATCCAGTATCGGACCGGCGGCCGGATCGTCACGTACCTCAAGAACAACGAGCGCATGCAGCCACTGGCGGGGGCGCTGCTGGGGCTCACCCCCGGCTGTGGCGGAGCGATCATCGCGATGCCGTTGTACATCAGGGGCACGGTCAGTTTCGGGACCGTCGTGGCGGCGCTCGCAGCGACCGCCGGCGATTCGGCGTTCGTGATCCTCGCGCTCGCCCCCGAAGCGGCACTGTACGCCTATGGGATGGCGTTTATCGCTGCAATCCTGTTCGGTTACGCGATCGACATCTGGGGTTTGGGGGTCGGCCGTGTCGACGACGCAGTCACCCGGATCGGTCGTCCGATGACCGATGGGGGATTCGCCACGACGAGTGTCGCGGATGGCGGCCCGAGTATCCCCGAATGCGAGATTGGGAGTGATTGCCACGACCACACCCGCTCGAAAACCGACGGCGGACTCGTGACGACGATCAGTCACGGCGTCCACGTTATCTGGTGGACCGTCGCTGCCACGGGCCTCGTCGCGGGCGTGATGTACCTCGCTCGTGGTGCACCCGAGGTGGCTCTGGAGTTTCGTCCGACGTTTTTCGGGTTGTTCACTGTCTCCGGGCTCGTCGGGACGGCCGCCTCGTTTTACCTCCACTTCGTCGGCCGTCGATTCATCGGCAAAGGCGAAGCCGGTCGGATCCGGGACGATTTCTCCAGCGCCTACGAGACGTTCCAGCACGCGGCCATGGAGACCAGCATGGTCACGGTGTGGGTCATCGCGGCCTACCTCATCTACGAGTACAGCATCGTGATCTTCAACATCGAAATCGCCGCTATTGCGGCGGCCGTGGGCGTGCTCGCTCCGATTGGCGGTGCGCTACTCGGGCTGATTCCGGGCTGTGCGCCACAGATCGTCTTCGCCCAGATCTACTCGGCGGGTGCGATTCCCTTCTCGGCGCTGACGGCAAACGCCATCAGTCAGGACGGCGACGCGCTGTTTCCACTGATGGCGATCGACATGAAAGCGGCCATCGTCGCGACCATCTACACGACGATCCCCGCGCTCGTCGTCGGTGTCACGCTGTACTACGTCTGGCCGTACGCGAGCTTCGGCTTCGGGGTGATCTGA
- the ggt gene encoding gamma-glutamyltransferase — translation MGQDSPAADAPDSEDDATERVTTTKRTFLQGTGVALGASVVPVGASSAFEGTAITTDSNAVAEAAGGMVSSVHQQATEAGIGVLEDGGNAIDAAVAVQFALNVVQPHSSGIGGGGFMLVYSATEDEIIAIDNRERAPLGAQPDMFLDNQGEEVPFLARHTNGKAVGVPGTLKAADVAVKRFGRKELSELIQPAIDLAAPDGRTVTVDEFLAGSIADNVEDGALTSTAQEVFAPGGDPLEAGDELVQPDLADTLRTIRDEGIGPFYRGEIAADIAETVQGAARYRQTGGNMTVDDLGRYNVNITRPTYVTYEGAAHDVTVRTMRSPTSGGYVIAQILSLLEPFDLAQYDRRSFDVYHRIIEAFQLAFADRNEYLGDEEFVDIPWQGMLDDDYVDSRRQVIDPEKATDATREPGDPFEYQPGGQYYTSARDVERAQHTSNASGARRGERNEPHANSSVTPPGQTTHFTTADAEGNMVSWTSTIEQLFGSGIMVPGRGFMLNNELTDFDSHPGGPNEVQPEKRPLSSTSPTIVTRDGDPFLTVGSPGGWSIIHTVSQIVLNVAEFGMDIDEAVEEPRVYSATGTWVQAEGGVPADVVDELNAAGHDVSIVDTIGNVQSILVKDDGGYVGVADQRRDGAAGSPS, via the coding sequence ATGGGACAAGATAGTCCTGCAGCAGATGCACCTGACTCGGAAGACGATGCGACAGAACGCGTTACAACGACGAAGCGGACGTTCTTGCAGGGTACGGGCGTCGCACTGGGGGCCAGCGTGGTCCCAGTTGGAGCCAGTAGCGCATTCGAGGGGACGGCGATAACGACTGATTCCAACGCCGTCGCAGAAGCGGCTGGCGGGATGGTCTCGAGCGTCCACCAGCAGGCGACCGAAGCCGGTATTGGGGTCCTCGAGGACGGTGGGAATGCGATCGATGCCGCAGTCGCCGTTCAGTTCGCACTCAACGTCGTTCAGCCCCACTCGTCGGGGATCGGCGGCGGCGGGTTCATGCTCGTATATAGCGCCACGGAGGACGAGATCATCGCCATCGACAACCGGGAGCGAGCGCCCCTCGGAGCCCAACCCGATATGTTCCTGGACAACCAGGGAGAGGAGGTACCGTTCCTGGCACGCCACACGAACGGGAAGGCAGTCGGCGTACCGGGAACGCTGAAGGCCGCCGACGTGGCTGTCAAGCGGTTCGGACGGAAGGAACTCAGTGAACTCATCCAGCCGGCTATCGACTTAGCCGCACCTGACGGACGGACAGTTACGGTCGACGAGTTCCTGGCGGGTTCGATCGCCGACAACGTCGAGGATGGGGCGCTCACTTCGACCGCCCAGGAAGTGTTCGCTCCGGGAGGCGACCCTCTCGAAGCGGGCGACGAACTCGTCCAGCCGGACCTCGCTGACACTCTCCGAACCATCCGCGACGAAGGCATCGGTCCGTTCTACAGGGGTGAGATCGCGGCGGACATCGCCGAGACCGTCCAGGGTGCGGCACGTTACCGACAGACGGGCGGAAACATGACCGTTGACGACCTGGGCCGATACAACGTCAACATCACCAGGCCCACCTACGTGACCTACGAGGGAGCCGCACACGATGTCACCGTCCGGACGATGCGCTCGCCAACCTCCGGTGGGTACGTCATCGCACAGATTCTTTCCCTCCTCGAACCGTTCGACCTGGCACAGTACGACCGGCGGTCGTTCGACGTCTACCACCGGATTATCGAGGCGTTCCAGCTCGCGTTTGCCGACCGTAACGAGTACCTTGGCGACGAGGAGTTCGTCGACATCCCGTGGCAGGGAATGCTCGACGACGACTACGTCGACTCTCGTCGGCAGGTTATCGACCCGGAAAAAGCGACGGATGCGACCCGCGAACCCGGTGACCCCTTCGAGTACCAGCCAGGCGGACAATACTACACGAGTGCCAGGGACGTCGAACGGGCCCAGCATACCAGCAACGCCTCGGGCGCACGTAGAGGTGAGCGCAACGAGCCCCACGCGAACAGTTCCGTGACCCCTCCCGGTCAGACGACCCACTTCACGACGGCCGACGCCGAGGGGAACATGGTCTCCTGGACTAGCACTATCGAACAGTTGTTCGGGTCGGGGATCATGGTTCCCGGGCGGGGGTTCATGCTCAACAACGAGCTCACCGACTTCGACTCCCATCCTGGTGGCCCGAACGAGGTCCAGCCGGAGAAGCGCCCGCTCAGCAGCACGAGTCCGACGATTGTCACGCGAGACGGCGACCCCTTCCTGACGGTCGGCTCACCTGGCGGCTGGTCGATCATCCACACCGTCTCCCAGATCGTCCTCAACGTCGCCGAGTTCGGTATGGACATCGACGAAGCTGTCGAGGAACCCCGCGTCTACTCTGCGACTGGTACGTGGGTCCAGGCCGAAGGCGGTGTACCCGCCGACGTCGTCGACGAGCTGAACGCCGCCGGTCACGACGTCTCTATCGTGGATACCATCGGCAACGTGCAGTCCATTCTCGTCAAGGACGACGGTGGGTACGTCGGGGTCGCCGACCAGCGAAGGGACGGCGCCGCTGGGTCGCCGTCGTGA
- a CDS encoding DUF1850 domain-containing protein — MARVFRPTVRAAILLAAVLIFVAVGATAPTESVLVVEDAETGERYLTEPVNDGSTVALEYTHSVEKSRVYDEYRVDNRTLVNTRMEFESYGWGLPARANVTTVDGALVYDPSEPITELRSLSVSPGRIAGHTLIVDGRRYDLVAMTNASDVRIYVERRSLIELIL; from the coding sequence ATGGCTCGTGTCTTCCGTCCAACCGTCCGCGCTGCGATCCTCCTAGCGGCGGTACTGATTTTCGTCGCCGTTGGGGCAACCGCGCCAACCGAATCGGTGCTCGTCGTCGAGGACGCCGAGACGGGCGAACGGTACCTCACCGAACCGGTCAACGACGGGAGCACCGTTGCCCTCGAGTACACTCATAGCGTAGAGAAATCCCGAGTATACGACGAGTACCGCGTGGACAATCGAACCCTGGTGAACACCCGGATGGAGTTCGAGTCCTATGGCTGGGGACTGCCCGCCCGGGCCAACGTCACGACCGTCGATGGGGCGCTCGTGTACGATCCGTCCGAGCCGATCACGGAACTTCGAAGCCTCTCCGTCTCGCCGGGACGGATCGCCGGCCACACGCTGATAGTCGACGGCCGACGATACGACCTCGTCGCGATGACGAACGCCAGCGACGTTCGCATCTACGTGGAACGACGATCGCTAATCGAGCTGATTCTATGA
- a CDS encoding RNA-guided endonuclease InsQ/TnpB family protein, which yields MAIEVTRTYVGSIQNHRQVCDGLNSLGDSASKIWNVARWTADRIWNATGEIPDEGTLKAYMKNQSCWKDLNAQSSQKVIEELSDAFQSWFDLRQKDPKANPPGYRKHGDTRPKSTVTFKADGFKHDPENNRVRLSKGKNLKEHRSDFLLCEYQTRPDVDLTKVTKVQNVRAVWNSDEWELHFVCKVELETTDTAGDGVAGIDLGIKNTATVAFPDEYVLYPGNSLKEDKHYFTRAEYDTEGENGPSEKLMWARRKLAERETHFFHVLTDTIITECVERGVGTLAVSWPEDVRESDWGKTGNKKLHSWAFDRIYQYLEYKGEIRGVEVLKKNEWDTSKTCSRCGDDTKSNRVERGLYVCSSCELVANADCNGAENMRQKITPSPHGEDRSNGCVAQPSTYLFDRESGTFQTREQVVS from the coding sequence ATGGCGATTGAGGTCACGCGCACCTACGTTGGTTCCATCCAGAACCACCGGCAGGTCTGCGATGGCCTCAACTCGCTCGGAGACTCCGCCTCAAAAATCTGGAACGTCGCACGCTGGACAGCAGACCGAATCTGGAACGCAACAGGCGAAATCCCAGATGAAGGGACGCTGAAAGCGTATATGAAGAACCAATCGTGCTGGAAAGACTTGAACGCACAATCCAGTCAGAAAGTCATCGAAGAACTTTCCGACGCTTTCCAGTCGTGGTTCGACCTGCGACAGAAAGACCCAAAGGCGAATCCGCCCGGCTACCGCAAACACGGCGACACCCGGCCAAAAAGTACGGTCACGTTCAAAGCAGACGGGTTCAAACACGACCCCGAAAACAACCGCGTCCGACTCTCAAAGGGTAAGAACCTGAAGGAACACCGTTCTGATTTCCTGCTCTGCGAGTACCAGACCCGTCCAGACGTTGACCTCACCAAAGTCACCAAGGTGCAAAACGTTCGAGCCGTCTGGAACAGCGACGAGTGGGAACTACACTTCGTCTGCAAAGTCGAACTCGAAACCACCGACACCGCAGGCGACGGAGTGGCAGGGATCGACCTTGGCATCAAGAACACCGCCACGGTCGCTTTCCCCGACGAGTACGTTCTCTACCCCGGCAACTCGCTCAAAGAAGACAAGCACTACTTCACCCGAGCAGAGTACGACACGGAGGGTGAGAACGGCCCGTCAGAAAAGTTGATGTGGGCGCGTCGAAAACTTGCAGAGCGTGAAACTCACTTCTTCCACGTTCTCACGGACACGATCATCACCGAGTGTGTTGAACGCGGTGTTGGAACGCTTGCGGTAAGTTGGCCCGAAGACGTGCGCGAGTCCGACTGGGGTAAGACCGGTAACAAGAAGTTGCACTCGTGGGCGTTCGACCGCATCTACCAGTACCTCGAATACAAAGGAGAGATTCGTGGCGTTGAGGTGCTGAAGAAGAACGAGTGGGACACCAGTAAGACCTGCTCACGGTGTGGTGACGACACGAAGTCGAACCGTGTCGAACGTGGCCTGTACGTCTGCTCATCGTGTGAGTTGGTAGCCAACGCGGATTGCAACGGGGCGGAGAATATGCGCCAGAAAATAACTCCGAGTCCTCACGGAGAGGATAGGAGTAACGGCTGTGTGGCACAGCCATCGACATACCTGTTCGACCGCGAGAGCGGGACGTTTCAGACGAGAGAACAGGTCGTGTCGTAG
- a CDS encoding Rid family hydrolase — MHVSGTTATGDDGNMVGKDDPSEQTRQAPRSIESALQGTDASLEDVVGTRLFVTDVDKWESIGDAHSEVFGGVRPTAVWWNEPSDRA; from the coding sequence GTGCATGTTTCTGGAACCACAGCGACCGGCGATGACGGAAATATGGTCGGTAAGGACGACCCGTCTGAGCAGACGAGGCAGGCACCCCGGAGTATCGAAAGTGCCCTCCAAGGGACGGATGCCTCACTCGAGGACGTCGTCGGAACCAGACTGTTCGTCACGGATGTTGATAAATGGGAATCGATCGGCGATGCTCATAGCGAGGTGTTTGGTGGCGTTCGCCCGACGGCAGTATGGTGGAATGAACCGTCTGATCGAGCCTGA